In Candidatus Baltobacteraceae bacterium, a genomic segment contains:
- a CDS encoding Nramp family divalent metal transporter has protein sequence MQASPASTAAAAETPRRRSPWRTLLLLFAVLGPGFVTASAGNDVGGIATYSSAGAQFGYDILWLMVPLAVALIVVQEMSARMGCVTGKGLAALIREGFGVRISVFAMLVLFLINTLITSTEFAGIAAASEHFGISRYVGVPLALVAVFFFVLRFNSKVVERVFVVFSLMYLSYIVSAVLAKPDWHRVATGTFIPHFAFHQAGWLAMVVTVIGTTISPYMQFFLQSQVVEKGSRTEDLTFTRIDVTNGSILAIALAGFMIIANAATIFIANEHGARLNPQTAMDFAVALKPLAGEAAALIFAIGILNAGLFTATVLPLSTSYIVCEALGFEAAIDRRFSEAPLFFTLFAAGLVLGAGFVLIPGLPLLQFILFAQLLQGVLLPFELVLMLIIINRKSVMGAYTNGPLANAIAWTTAIVIGLLSLVYVLGQFIPQLLGS, from the coding sequence ATGCAAGCGTCGCCGGCTAGCACGGCCGCTGCGGCGGAAACGCCGCGACGCCGTTCGCCCTGGCGTACCCTCCTTCTGCTCTTCGCGGTTCTCGGCCCGGGCTTCGTTACGGCATCGGCCGGCAACGACGTCGGCGGCATCGCGACGTATTCGTCGGCGGGGGCACAGTTCGGCTACGACATCCTGTGGCTGATGGTTCCGCTCGCGGTCGCGCTGATCGTGGTGCAGGAGATGTCGGCGCGCATGGGCTGCGTGACCGGGAAGGGCCTCGCCGCGCTGATTCGCGAGGGCTTCGGCGTGCGGATCTCGGTCTTTGCCATGCTCGTGCTCTTCCTCATCAACACGCTGATCACGTCGACCGAATTCGCCGGCATCGCCGCCGCGTCCGAACATTTCGGCATCTCGCGCTACGTCGGAGTTCCGCTCGCGCTGGTGGCGGTCTTCTTCTTCGTCCTGCGCTTCAACAGCAAAGTCGTCGAGCGTGTCTTCGTCGTCTTCTCGCTGATGTACCTGAGCTACATCGTCTCCGCCGTCCTAGCCAAGCCTGATTGGCACCGCGTGGCAACCGGCACGTTTATTCCGCACTTCGCCTTCCACCAGGCCGGCTGGCTCGCCATGGTGGTGACGGTCATCGGAACGACGATCTCGCCCTACATGCAGTTCTTCTTGCAGTCGCAGGTCGTCGAAAAGGGATCGCGTACCGAGGATCTGACGTTCACTCGTATCGACGTGACGAACGGGTCGATTCTCGCGATCGCGCTCGCCGGCTTCATGATCATCGCCAACGCGGCAACGATCTTCATCGCCAACGAACACGGCGCCAGGCTCAACCCGCAAACCGCGATGGACTTTGCCGTCGCGCTCAAACCGCTCGCGGGCGAAGCGGCGGCCCTGATTTTTGCGATTGGAATCCTCAACGCGGGACTCTTTACCGCAACCGTATTGCCGCTCTCGACCAGCTACATCGTCTGCGAAGCGCTCGGCTTCGAGGCTGCGATCGACCGCCGTTTTTCCGAGGCGCCGCTCTTTTTCACGCTCTTTGCCGCGGGCTTGGTGCTGGGCGCCGGGTTCGTGCTCATCCCCGGCCTCCCGCTGCTGCAATTCATTCTCTTCGCGCAGCTCTTGCAGGGCGTGCTGCTTCCGTTCGAGCTCGTGCTGATGCTGATCATCATCAATCGCAAATCGGTGATGGGCGCGTACACGAACGGTCCGCTCGCGAACGCGATCGCATGGACGACCGCGATCGTGATCGGACTGCTCTCGCTAGTCTACGTGTTGGGGCAGTTTATTCCGCAGCTTCTCGGCTCATGA
- a CDS encoding RidA family protein, with protein sequence MAANETVRSDGAPAPIGPYSQAIRSGKTLYCSGQIALDPTSGALIDGDVAAQTEQAMKNLGAVLRAAGFDYDDIVKTSIFLIDMNDFAAVNEVYGRYVDAAKPARSTVAVAALPRGARVEIDCIARK encoded by the coding sequence GTGGCTGCGAACGAGACTGTTCGCAGCGACGGGGCGCCGGCGCCGATCGGCCCGTACAGTCAGGCCATTCGCAGCGGTAAGACCCTGTATTGCTCGGGACAGATCGCGCTCGATCCAACGAGCGGCGCGCTGATCGACGGCGACGTCGCGGCGCAGACCGAACAGGCAATGAAAAACCTCGGCGCGGTACTGCGGGCCGCCGGGTTCGACTACGACGACATCGTCAAAACGTCGATCTTCCTGATCGACATGAACGATTTCGCCGCGGTCAACGAGGTCTACGGCCGCTACGTGGACGCTGCCAAGCCGGCGCGCTCGACGGTCGCCGTCGCTGCCCTCCCACGCGGCGCGCGCGTCGAAATCGACTGCATCGCTCGAAAATAG
- a CDS encoding glutamine synthetase family protein, producing the protein MHSTTNNKRDVVKVAKERNVRFVRLVFADIFGVSKNVSIPASELEAALDGRVTFDGGSIDGFVRGEELDMVLRPDPATFAVYPWPSPEGAQARLLCDIAMPDGSPFEGCPRTTLARAIESANAVLPALRIGLEVEFYLFEGGTKTSDVGSYFDFSANDRGEDARSAIVAALQSMGIAVASAHHEHGPGQHEIDLAFEDPLAAADNVLTLRTIAKHVAAGFGLDATFMPKPLEERAGNGLHVEFRLGEQSDEETMLYVIGGLLEHASAATAICNPTVNSYKRLVAAWDAPIYTVWSERSVNALVRVPPASRPHLIEMRSPDPACNPYLALAVLLGAAGDGVARSLLPGGALAGSTYDLDERERHERGIGLLPKSLRQAISELDKDPVVRAALGDHIYHAFRDAKLAEYESYRRAVHPWEHRAYLKLY; encoded by the coding sequence ATGCACTCCACAACCAACAATAAGCGCGACGTCGTCAAGGTCGCCAAGGAACGCAACGTACGTTTCGTGCGCCTGGTCTTCGCCGACATATTCGGCGTGAGCAAGAACGTGTCGATTCCCGCCAGCGAACTCGAGGCCGCGCTCGACGGCCGCGTGACCTTCGACGGCGGGTCGATCGACGGATTCGTGCGCGGCGAGGAACTCGACATGGTGCTGCGCCCGGATCCGGCGACGTTCGCGGTCTATCCGTGGCCGAGCCCCGAGGGCGCGCAGGCGCGCCTGCTCTGCGACATCGCGATGCCGGACGGCTCGCCGTTCGAAGGCTGTCCCCGCACCACGCTCGCACGCGCGATCGAGAGCGCGAACGCCGTCTTGCCGGCGCTGCGCATCGGCCTGGAGGTCGAGTTCTATCTGTTCGAGGGCGGCACGAAAACCTCGGACGTCGGCAGCTATTTCGATTTCTCGGCCAACGACCGCGGTGAAGACGCGCGCAGCGCGATCGTCGCGGCGCTGCAGAGCATGGGCATCGCGGTGGCTTCGGCGCATCACGAACACGGACCGGGCCAGCACGAAATCGATCTCGCATTCGAAGATCCGCTTGCCGCCGCCGACAACGTGCTCACGCTGCGGACGATCGCCAAACACGTGGCAGCCGGCTTTGGCCTCGATGCGACCTTCATGCCCAAGCCGCTCGAAGAGCGCGCCGGAAACGGCTTACACGTCGAATTCCGGCTCGGCGAGCAGTCCGACGAAGAGACGATGCTCTACGTCATCGGCGGGTTGCTCGAGCACGCATCCGCCGCCACCGCGATCTGCAATCCAACCGTGAATTCCTATAAACGGCTGGTAGCCGCGTGGGACGCACCGATTTACACGGTGTGGTCCGAGCGCAGCGTCAACGCGCTGGTACGCGTGCCGCCGGCGAGCCGGCCGCATCTGATCGAGATGCGCAGCCCCGACCCGGCATGCAATCCCTATCTCGCGCTCGCCGTACTGCTCGGCGCGGCGGGTGACGGCGTCGCGCGAAGTCTGCTGCCGGGCGGCGCACTTGCCGGATCGACCTACGACCTCGACGAACGCGAACGGCACGAACGAGGAATCGGTCTTTTACCGAAATCGTTGCGGCAGGCGATCTCCGAACTCGACAAAGACCCGGTCGTACGCGCCGCGCTCGGCGATCACATCTATCATGCGTTCCGCGACGCGAAACTCGCCGAATACGAAAGCTACCGCCGCGCCGTGCACCCCTGGGAACACCGGGCGTATTTGAAACTCTATTGA
- a CDS encoding diguanylate cyclase: MDPQVLREAVASLYEDTPDAVVMYDATGHTIAANEAAQALTGYSPGEFIGSPYRLHVVETDFSRLELALKTGLAGGTDHFDTSVKHREGTLIPVECYVFPARFNGEIVGVFAQARDIVALRSAESSLTINQEKFRSLFEYHPDGIMELKSSGAISRVNVALEGETGYYGEQVVGKPWTELIAPERRDAALELLRNAMRGEAVEVDSLLLDRLGNRLDVQLKLVPLHVHGEIHGAYAIFKNVTAQREAERAIAAQSERLRRLVMVAASGLESLDEQIDGALSLGVELFGWDIGYVAQFQRDRVLVRNASGEAMMTKGTIFPARASFSHYVMDRHAPHFIPDMDAPELREDPVRSTAPWRSYFGVPLTVFGELYGALVFASRASHSEGIDPSERDLVQLIGLFVSAALERAAQNERIEQMAFNDALTGLPNRVLFTDRIEQTIATARRYDRGFAVMYLDVDHFKAVNDKYGHAVGDAALQEVAHRLRLATRESDTISRFGGDEFVILQPIVDGPSDAADLARKLNVAMQDPVVIDGAPHKIRLSIGIALYPSDGSTIEALMEGADRALYRAKKEGRNRWCFADVENARRTLTKPRVMSREAAE; this comes from the coding sequence ATGGACCCGCAAGTATTGCGTGAGGCGGTGGCCTCGCTGTACGAGGATACACCGGACGCGGTCGTCATGTACGACGCGACCGGGCATACCATTGCCGCCAACGAGGCCGCGCAGGCGCTCACCGGTTACAGCCCCGGCGAGTTCATCGGTTCGCCATACCGGCTGCACGTCGTCGAGACCGATTTCTCGCGACTGGAGCTCGCCCTCAAAACGGGGCTGGCCGGCGGGACCGATCATTTCGATACCAGCGTCAAGCATCGCGAAGGCACGCTGATCCCGGTCGAGTGTTACGTGTTTCCCGCGCGGTTCAACGGCGAAATCGTCGGGGTCTTTGCGCAGGCCCGCGACATCGTCGCGCTCCGCTCGGCCGAGTCCTCGCTCACGATCAATCAGGAAAAGTTTCGTTCGCTCTTCGAATATCACCCCGACGGCATCATGGAGCTCAAGAGTTCCGGCGCGATCTCGCGCGTCAACGTCGCGCTCGAAGGCGAGACCGGTTACTACGGCGAGCAGGTCGTCGGTAAGCCCTGGACGGAGCTGATCGCGCCGGAACGGCGCGACGCCGCGCTCGAATTGCTGCGCAACGCGATGCGCGGCGAAGCGGTCGAGGTCGATTCGCTCTTGCTCGATCGCCTCGGTAACCGGCTCGACGTGCAGCTCAAGCTCGTGCCGCTGCATGTCCACGGCGAGATTCACGGAGCCTATGCGATCTTCAAAAACGTGACCGCGCAACGCGAAGCGGAACGCGCGATCGCCGCGCAATCCGAACGCCTTCGCCGCCTGGTGATGGTCGCGGCATCGGGCCTCGAGTCGCTCGACGAACAGATCGATGGCGCGCTCAGCCTCGGTGTCGAGCTCTTCGGCTGGGACATCGGCTACGTCGCGCAATTCCAGCGCGATCGCGTGCTCGTGCGCAACGCCTCGGGCGAGGCGATGATGACCAAGGGAACGATCTTCCCGGCCCGAGCTTCCTTCTCGCACTACGTGATGGACCGTCACGCCCCGCACTTCATCCCCGACATGGATGCGCCGGAACTGCGCGAGGACCCGGTCCGTTCGACCGCACCGTGGCGTTCGTACTTCGGCGTGCCGCTCACCGTCTTCGGCGAACTCTACGGCGCCCTGGTCTTCGCCAGCCGCGCGTCGCACAGCGAAGGCATCGATCCGAGCGAGCGCGACCTGGTGCAGTTGATCGGACTCTTTGTCTCGGCCGCGCTCGAACGCGCCGCGCAGAACGAGCGCATCGAGCAGATGGCCTTCAACGACGCACTGACGGGCCTTCCCAACCGCGTACTCTTCACTGACCGTATCGAACAGACGATTGCGACCGCGCGGCGCTACGATCGCGGCTTCGCGGTGATGTACCTCGACGTCGACCACTTCAAAGCCGTCAACGACAAGTACGGGCACGCCGTCGGCGACGCCGCGCTGCAGGAAGTAGCGCACCGCTTGCGTCTAGCCACCCGCGAGAGCGATACGATCTCGCGCTTCGGCGGCGACGAGTTCGTGATCTTGCAGCCGATCGTCGACGGGCCGAGCGACGCGGCCGATCTCGCGCGCAAACTCAACGTCGCGATGCAGGATCCGGTCGTCATCGACGGTGCCCCGCACAAGATTCGGTTGAGCATCGGTATCGCGCTCTACCCCAGCGACGGCTCGACCATCGAAGCGCTGATGGAAGGCGCCGACCGCGCGCTCTACCGCGCCAAGAAAGAGGGGCGCAACCGCTGGTGCTTCGCCGACGTGGAGAACGCGCGCCGCACGCTGACGAAACCGCGCGTCATGAGCCGAGAAGCTGCGGAATAA
- a CDS encoding helix-turn-helix domain-containing protein, whose translation MTPDRIIEFAEELSRIAAAGGGPKALAAHLSDAAGMGVLVEDAEWRHVATAGKGSLPATARGLGNGRVHTVAIASGTNQLGYLSVFPGTPEVDQELVRIVRLAAAAIALELAREADGGRTRRRTFWERLIGGAYHEIGSAREDAAARGVTLATQYVCIALEAEPGPDEDHAPALAELRALAAETFRASDADVGILERGVTLTVLVPAGREVDAENAKTAAQLLPKSAAKRKSGLRIAGGVSAVVAPLGAQRGVANAEAALTIGRRIYGGGRVAAYDELGAYALLYDGADVEHLRALARAVLAPLRAYDEKHQTELERTLALYFATGQNVKTTASELNVHRHTVFYRLRQINEISGRSLESAHDQLTLRLALAIDALHNQQ comes from the coding sequence ATGACCCCCGACCGGATCATCGAATTTGCCGAAGAATTGTCCCGGATCGCCGCCGCGGGCGGCGGTCCGAAGGCGCTCGCAGCGCACCTCTCCGACGCGGCCGGAATGGGGGTCCTGGTGGAAGACGCCGAGTGGCGTCACGTGGCGACCGCCGGTAAAGGCAGTCTCCCGGCCACGGCTCGCGGTCTTGGCAACGGCCGCGTCCACACCGTCGCCATCGCTTCAGGCACGAATCAGCTCGGCTATCTCTCGGTTTTTCCCGGCACCCCGGAGGTAGACCAGGAACTGGTTCGCATCGTCCGTCTGGCTGCCGCGGCGATCGCGCTCGAGCTCGCGCGCGAGGCCGATGGCGGACGCACGCGGCGCCGCACGTTTTGGGAACGCCTGATCGGCGGAGCGTACCACGAGATCGGCTCGGCACGCGAGGACGCGGCCGCGCGCGGCGTTACCCTCGCGACCCAGTACGTCTGCATCGCGCTCGAAGCCGAGCCGGGTCCGGACGAGGACCACGCGCCCGCCTTAGCCGAACTGCGCGCACTCGCCGCCGAAACGTTCCGGGCGAGCGATGCCGACGTGGGCATCCTCGAGCGCGGCGTAACCCTGACGGTGCTCGTTCCGGCCGGGCGCGAAGTCGACGCCGAAAATGCGAAGACGGCCGCGCAGCTCTTGCCGAAAAGCGCCGCCAAACGGAAATCGGGATTGCGCATTGCCGGCGGCGTTTCGGCCGTCGTCGCACCGCTGGGCGCGCAGCGCGGCGTCGCGAACGCCGAAGCGGCGCTCACGATCGGCCGGCGTATCTACGGCGGCGGGCGAGTCGCTGCCTACGACGAGCTGGGCGCGTATGCACTGCTCTACGACGGAGCGGACGTCGAGCATTTGCGCGCGCTCGCGCGCGCGGTGCTGGCGCCGCTACGCGCCTACGACGAGAAGCATCAAACCGAACTCGAGCGCACGCTCGCGCTCTACTTTGCAACGGGGCAAAACGTGAAAACAACGGCATCCGAGCTCAATGTCCACCGTCACACCGTCTTCTACCGTCTGCGCCAAATCAACGAGATCTCCGGGCGCTCGCTGGAGAGCGCGCACGATCAGCTCACCCTCCGTCTCGCGTTGGCGATCGATGCACTCCACAACCAACAATAA